A stretch of the Musa acuminata AAA Group cultivar baxijiao chromosome BXJ2-7, Cavendish_Baxijiao_AAA, whole genome shotgun sequence genome encodes the following:
- the LOC135618004 gene encoding protein ROOT INITIATION DEFECTIVE 3-like: MEVVIASSPVDAGIGCWDLLSGSEQLRYRSCSSAPHGLLSIAGRFLASSQLRDSPSSASSPIFFWSWDKPQVEVRSFPAEPIGPLVSNSEGTYIMGGGPSGSIYLWEVASGKLLTRWHAHYRSVTCLTLSKDESLLISGSEDGCIRVWSLMMMFDDMAKASAGVLYRYSFSEHALRVTDVVTGHGLCNSIIISSSEDRTCKIWSLSEGLLLRSITFPSIIDAIVMDPGEHVFYAGGRDGKIYIAALNAECNRNSIHGMFIIGALYDHSKAITCLAFSTDGVTLVSGTEDGIVKVWDTKTKHVTRVLKHAKGPINNVLIVRQPLLQNPISVNRKHLNLSLPPPLSKYVDSTDAEVKTNAIVLLQSPCHDPEEIRSCSSYVMERQIKELQKQNTSGAAEMEMERLRLECKRKTQLVQQWKKLYQDMQSLCVNELMDGTQVSDS, encoded by the exons ATGGAAGTGGTGATCGCCTCCTCCCCGGTGGACGCCGGCATCGGTTGTTGGGACCTACTGTCGGGCTCCGAGCAGCTCCGGTACCGCTCGTGCTCCTCCGCTCCACATGGCCTCCTCTCCATAGCCGGCCGTTTTCTCGCTTCCTCGCAGCTCCGCGATTCCCCTTCCTCCGCCTCTTCCCCCATTTTCTTCTGGTCCTGGGATAAG CCTCAGGTGGAAGTTAGGAGCTTCCCGGCTGAGCCGATTGGACCGCTTGTTTCCAATTCAGAAGGCACTTACATCATGGGAGGAGGACCATCCGGCAGCATCTACCTCTGGGAG GTTGCTAGTGGGAAATTGCTCACAAGGTGGCATGCACATTATCGGTCTGTCACCTGTCTCACTCTCTCCAAGGACGAGTCTTTGCTAATATCAGGGTCTGAGGATGGCTGTATCAGAGTTTGGTCCCTTATGAT GATGTTTGATGACATGGCAAAGGCTTCTGCTGGTGTTCTTTATAGATATAGCTTTTCGGAACATGCTTTACGTGTCACTGATGTTGTTACGGGACATGGGTTATGCAACTCCATTATCATCTCATCCTCAGAGGATCGAACATGTAAG ATATGGAGCCTATCTGAGGGTTTGTTATTGAGGAGCATTACGTTTCCTTCCATAATTGATGCTATTGTAATGGATCCTGGGGAGCATGTGTTCTATGCTGGTGGCCGAGATGGCAAAATATATATTGCAGCGCTAAATGCTGAATGCAACCGCAATAGCATACACGGGATGTTCATCATTGGTGCCTTATATGATCACAG TAAGGCAATAACATGCCTAGCATTTAGCACGGATGGAGTTACTCTAGTGTCTGGGACTGAAGATGGTATTGTCAAAGTTTGGGATACGAAAACCAAGCATGTTACTCGTGTTTTGAAACATGCGAAAG GTCCTATCAACAATGTTCTTATAGTTAGACAGCCATTACTTCAAAATCCTATATCAGTGAACAGGAAGCATTTGAATTTGTCATTGCCACCCCCACTGAGCAAGTATGTTGATTCTACAGATGCAGAAGTTAAAACTAATGCTATTGTATTGCTTCAGTCTCCTTGCCATGATCCAGAAGAAATTAGATCTTGCAGCTCATATGTGATGGAGAGGCAAATCAAAGAGCTTCAG AAACAGAACACTTCAGGTGCGGCTGAAATGGAGATGGAAAGACTTAGGCTGGAATGTAAAAGGAAAACACAACTGGTTCAGCAGTGGAAGAAGTTGTATCAGGACATGCAGTCTCTGTGTGTAAATGAGCTGATGGATGGAACCCAGGTGAGCGACAGCTAA